The following are encoded in a window of Sinomonas cyclohexanicum genomic DNA:
- a CDS encoding acyltransferase family protein produces the protein MTVTGTVRTAAPTRPRTDGLGHIPALDGIRALAITLVVAYHAVMPLHFGGAGGVDVFFALSGFLITTLLLEEHDARGGISLRRFYVRRAVRLYPPLLMMLAVVFVPVALLMGLGNAAWGSVMALFYLMPIGAESGGDVLSAYAHTWTLGLEEWFYFLWPIALVLLVRGARTVQGRRKRRTFAVACTAAGALAAAALALETATGHMSFILRACGLMAGCALAVWLHRSSATARPWHGPAGLALIAFSVVRSSLFPLSTVDTLAAAGGTLLLIFAILRGPDGPIRRVLSLRPLTYVGRISYEVYLWHYPLLCLAGVLAHTEFVGVGWIAAPAAFAVAAAAHAASRPLVKSLRSRLPV, from the coding sequence GCGCCGACCCGCCCCCGCACGGACGGTCTGGGCCACATTCCGGCGCTCGACGGGATCCGTGCTCTCGCGATCACCCTCGTGGTCGCCTACCACGCCGTCATGCCGCTCCATTTCGGAGGAGCAGGCGGCGTCGACGTGTTCTTCGCCCTCTCGGGCTTCCTCATCACCACGCTCCTCCTCGAGGAGCACGATGCGCGCGGCGGCATCTCCCTGCGCCGGTTCTACGTCCGCCGCGCCGTCCGCCTCTACCCCCCGCTCCTGATGATGCTGGCGGTCGTGTTCGTCCCGGTCGCGCTCCTCATGGGCCTCGGCAACGCCGCATGGGGCTCCGTGATGGCCCTGTTCTACCTCATGCCGATCGGCGCCGAGTCCGGCGGTGACGTCCTCTCCGCCTACGCCCACACGTGGACGCTCGGGCTCGAGGAGTGGTTCTACTTCCTGTGGCCGATTGCCCTTGTCCTGCTGGTGCGCGGGGCCCGGACGGTCCAGGGCCGCCGGAAGCGCCGCACCTTCGCGGTCGCCTGCACGGCCGCCGGGGCCCTCGCCGCGGCCGCGCTCGCCCTGGAGACGGCAACGGGGCACATGTCATTCATCCTGCGTGCCTGCGGCCTCATGGCCGGGTGCGCGCTCGCCGTGTGGCTGCACCGCTCGTCCGCCACGGCGCGGCCGTGGCACGGCCCGGCCGGCCTGGCGCTCATCGCCTTCTCCGTGGTCCGCTCGTCCCTCTTCCCGCTCTCCACAGTCGACACCCTCGCTGCCGCGGGCGGGACGCTCCTGCTGATCTTCGCGATCCTGCGCGGCCCGGACGGCCCGATCCGCCGCGTGCTCTCGCTGCGGCCTCTGACGTATGTGGGCAGGATCAGCTACGAGGTCTACCTGTGGCACTACCCGCTCCTGTGCCTGGCCGGAGTGCTGGCCCACACCGAGTTCGTCGGCGTCGGCTGGATCGCCGCCCCCGCGGCGTTCGCGGTGGCCGCCGCGGCGCACGCCGCGAGCCGTCCGCTCGTGAAGTCGCTGCGGTCTAGGCTTCCGGTGTGA